The following proteins are co-located in the Haloarcula rubripromontorii genome:
- a CDS encoding 50S ribosomal protein L39e produces MGKKSKATKKRLAKLDNQNSRVPAWVMLKTDREVQRNHKRRHWRRNDTDE; encoded by the coding sequence ATGGGTAAGAAATCGAAGGCTACGAAGAAGCGACTGGCCAAACTCGACAACCAGAACAGTCGAGTGCCGGCCTGGGTCATGCTCAAGACGGACCGCGAGGTCCAGCGCAACCACAAACGACGCCACTGGCGGCGCAACGACACTGACGAATAA
- a CDS encoding bifunctional 4-hydroxy-2-oxoglutarate aldolase/2-dehydro-3-deoxy-phosphogluconate aldolase, with product MTSKQAVQEELVDSGVTAVLRGIPEEKMVDVATAVHEGGVTALELTADAKRCSDMIAAVDKALDDTDAIIGAGTVMDAAAARNVIEAGAEFVLAPNLNEDVIDVCNREGVLAIPGVMTPTEAADAMEAGADILKMFPASTVGPGHIGALQGPLGDVPIMPTGGVSVDNVEEYFNAGAVAVGAGSALVNYEAIENDDMDGVREQAAAFVDAVEAARE from the coding sequence ATGACGAGCAAACAGGCGGTACAAGAGGAACTGGTCGACAGCGGCGTCACGGCGGTCCTGCGCGGGATTCCCGAGGAGAAAATGGTCGACGTGGCGACGGCGGTCCACGAGGGCGGCGTCACGGCGCTGGAGCTGACAGCCGACGCGAAGCGCTGTTCGGACATGATCGCCGCCGTCGACAAGGCGCTCGACGACACCGACGCCATCATCGGTGCCGGCACGGTCATGGACGCCGCCGCCGCCCGCAATGTTATCGAAGCCGGCGCGGAGTTCGTCCTCGCACCGAACCTCAACGAGGACGTCATCGACGTGTGCAACCGCGAGGGCGTCCTCGCCATCCCCGGCGTCATGACGCCGACGGAGGCCGCCGACGCGATGGAAGCGGGCGCGGACATCCTGAAGATGTTCCCCGCCTCGACTGTCGGCCCGGGCCACATCGGCGCGCTGCAGGGGCCGCTTGGCGACGTGCCTATTATGCCGACCGGCGGCGTCTCCGTCGACAACGTCGAAGAGTACTTCAACGCTGGCGCGGTCGCCGTCGGCGCAGGCTCGGCACTGGTCAACTACGAAGCCATCGAAAACGACGACATGGACGGTGTCCGCGAACAGGCCGCGGCATTCGTCGACGCCGTCGAGGCCGCCCGAGAGTAG
- a CDS encoding universal stress protein: protein MYEIVAGIDKSEARGTAIAEAITEIPMDASQVRVTLLHDFEENPEGASVDQVASIRRAREVLEEAGVEVALEESSGEPADAILRLADEQDADMIVVAGRKRTPTGKVLFGSVTQSVILGTDRSVLVCSGEEE, encoded by the coding sequence ATGTACGAAATTGTCGCTGGGATAGACAAAAGTGAGGCTCGTGGGACCGCTATCGCGGAAGCGATAACCGAGATTCCGATGGACGCAAGCCAGGTCCGCGTCACGCTGCTACACGACTTCGAGGAGAACCCCGAGGGTGCGTCCGTCGATCAGGTGGCCTCTATTCGCCGGGCACGGGAAGTCCTCGAGGAGGCTGGCGTCGAGGTGGCGCTGGAGGAGTCAAGCGGCGAACCGGCCGACGCAATCCTCCGACTGGCTGACGAGCAGGACGCTGACATGATTGTCGTCGCCGGGCGCAAGCGGACCCCGACGGGCAAGGTGCTGTTTGGCAGTGTCACACAGAGCGTGATTCTTGGCACGGACCGCTCCGTGCTGGTCTGTAGCGGCGAAGAAGAGTAA
- a CDS encoding translation initiation factor IF-6 — protein MLRAAFSGSSYVGVFARATDDCVLVRPDLDESLRDDLSDELDVPAVPTTVGRSGTVGALATGNENGLVVSERVRETEIERIQDVVDVPVTRLPGRINAAGNVVCCNDYGAYVHPDLSREAVQAIKDGLDVPIERGVIAGVTTVGTAAVATNKGVLCHPKATDGELDALEDILDVPADIGTINYGGPLVGSGLVANDHGYVCGSDTSGPELGRIDQALGYID, from the coding sequence TTGCTCCGCGCGGCTTTCTCCGGGTCGTCGTACGTGGGTGTGTTCGCCCGTGCGACCGACGACTGCGTGCTGGTTCGCCCAGACTTAGACGAATCGCTGCGTGACGACCTGAGCGACGAACTCGACGTTCCGGCCGTGCCGACCACTGTTGGCCGCTCCGGGACCGTCGGTGCGCTCGCGACCGGCAACGAGAACGGGCTGGTCGTCTCCGAACGCGTCCGCGAGACCGAAATCGAACGGATTCAGGACGTCGTCGACGTGCCCGTGACGCGGCTGCCCGGCCGGATCAACGCCGCCGGCAACGTCGTCTGCTGTAACGACTACGGCGCGTACGTTCACCCCGATCTCTCCAGAGAGGCCGTGCAGGCGATCAAGGACGGGCTGGACGTACCCATCGAACGCGGTGTCATCGCCGGTGTCACAACCGTCGGGACCGCCGCCGTCGCCACCAACAAGGGCGTGCTCTGCCATCCGAAGGCCACGGACGGCGAACTCGATGCCCTTGAGGACATCCTCGACGTGCCGGCCGACATCGGGACCATCAACTACGGTGGCCCGCTCGTGGGTTCCGGGCTGGTCGCGAACGACCACGGCTACGTCTGTGGCTCGGACACCTCCGGGCCGGAGCTGGGCCGTATCGACCAAGCGCTGGGCTACATCGACTGA
- the pfdA gene encoding prefoldin subunit alpha has translation MMGGGGGGGGGQMQQVAQEIEQMEQEVDAIDEEIERLREKQSDIDEAIEAIETLDSGSTVQVPLGGDAYIRATIEDIDEVVVSLGGGYSAEREQDGAVDTLETKKETLDDHISELQEEKAEVETEMEELEQQAQQMQQQQMQQMMQQQEQEDE, from the coding sequence ATGATGGGCGGTGGCGGCGGTGGCGGCGGCGGTCAGATGCAGCAGGTCGCACAGGAGATCGAGCAGATGGAGCAGGAAGTCGACGCCATCGACGAGGAAATCGAACGCCTCCGCGAGAAGCAGTCGGACATCGACGAGGCCATCGAGGCCATCGAAACGCTCGACTCCGGCTCCACGGTGCAGGTCCCGCTCGGCGGCGACGCCTACATCCGCGCGACTATCGAGGATATCGACGAGGTCGTTGTCTCTCTCGGTGGCGGCTACTCCGCGGAGCGCGAACAGGACGGCGCTGTCGACACGCTGGAGACCAAGAAGGAGACGCTGGACGACCACATCAGCGAGCTGCAGGAAGAGAAGGCCGAAGTCGAGACCGAAATGGAGGAACTCGAACAGCAGGCCCAGCAGATGCAACAGCAGCAGATGCAGCAGATGATGCAACAGCAAGAGCAGGAAGACGAGTAA
- a CDS encoding thioredoxin family protein, with protein MSDTHSPEALLDALQSEGIAVIDEETDEVSTTEAFEADREVYYDTYVTMGDAEFHESVADVFGLDSAAEAAERVDELDVSREEFATFLTLRSAVDGDYTTVELTTMAQMATELGPETPVPDGVEHLDDDSYEAFVDAHDRCVVTVWKLFCDPCEAMKEQLDDVLAAFPDGVPVGGVAGEQSPEFCRSVGVNAAPAVVLFEDGEPVERITGRTDPAPLAERVEEVYGV; from the coding sequence ATGTCGGACACACACTCTCCCGAAGCGCTGCTCGACGCACTGCAGTCGGAAGGCATTGCCGTCATCGACGAAGAGACAGACGAAGTCAGCACGACAGAGGCGTTCGAGGCCGACCGCGAGGTGTACTACGACACCTACGTCACGATGGGCGACGCGGAGTTCCACGAGTCCGTCGCCGACGTGTTCGGCCTCGATTCGGCGGCCGAAGCCGCCGAGCGGGTCGACGAACTGGACGTGTCCCGCGAGGAGTTCGCCACGTTCCTGACCCTTCGGTCGGCCGTCGACGGGGACTACACCACCGTGGAACTGACGACGATGGCACAGATGGCGACCGAACTGGGGCCGGAGACGCCGGTCCCCGACGGGGTCGAACATCTGGACGACGACAGCTACGAGGCCTTCGTCGACGCCCACGACCGGTGTGTCGTCACCGTCTGGAAACTGTTCTGTGACCCCTGCGAAGCGATGAAAGAACAGTTAGACGACGTGCTGGCCGCCTTCCCCGACGGCGTTCCGGTTGGCGGCGTCGCCGGCGAGCAGTCGCCGGAGTTCTGTCGGTCAGTCGGTGTCAACGCAGCGCCCGCCGTCGTATTGTTCGAGGACGGGGAGCCCGTCGAGCGAATCACTGGCCGGACGGACCCGGCACCGCTCGCCGAACGGGTCGAAGAAGTGTACGGCGTCTGA
- a CDS encoding cupin domain-containing protein yields the protein MGYHQIDPQDLSETDDYPCDRRGISDAAELHALHAATYEMAPSEDLSRAYHYHETREELFYVLEGTLHVETPDGEYVVSADEVFVADPESPHRAHNPADGDESVTVLGVGAPPTDIARPYDPDA from the coding sequence ATGGGCTATCACCAGATCGACCCACAGGACCTGTCAGAAACCGATGACTACCCCTGTGACCGGCGCGGCATCTCCGACGCCGCCGAACTCCACGCGCTCCACGCGGCCACCTACGAGATGGCACCCAGCGAAGACCTCTCGCGGGCCTACCACTACCACGAAACGCGCGAGGAACTGTTCTACGTCCTTGAGGGGACACTTCACGTCGAAACGCCCGACGGGGAGTACGTTGTCTCGGCTGACGAAGTGTTCGTCGCCGACCCGGAAAGCCCACATCGCGCTCACAACCCTGCTGACGGCGACGAATCGGTGACTGTACTGGGCGTCGGCGCGCCACCGACCGACATCGCGCGACCGTACGACCCGGACGCATAG
- a CDS encoding AEC family transporter — protein sequence MAVLGQLGFMVAFLSAGVAAGHFGLLTERRTDILTTLVFTVALPALIFRSTYNRPLQEIISPALLGGFWAVIGLTIALGWLVHRRLESAGRRSVSVVQSYHSNMGFLGLPLVAATMGNEATAVASVILGIGAVTHVPVTVFLLVRINGSDASLLSECKKLATNPVLIALVAGITASVLSLSVPESLISALGPPAELALPVALLCIGATLDTDLPVADLQKTVSVVGLKVLWMPALAWLVYSSLSMDTTALSAAVVMLGTPTAVSTYVYTTELGGDAAFASLNVFTSTVVSIGTLSLLIWLFT from the coding sequence ATGGCCGTTCTCGGGCAGCTCGGATTCATGGTCGCGTTTCTCTCGGCCGGCGTCGCTGCCGGCCACTTCGGGCTGCTGACCGAGCGGCGGACGGATATCCTCACCACACTCGTCTTTACCGTCGCGCTGCCGGCGCTCATATTCCGATCTACGTACAACCGCCCGTTACAGGAGATTATCTCGCCGGCGCTCCTCGGAGGGTTCTGGGCCGTCATCGGACTGACGATAGCGCTGGGCTGGCTCGTCCATCGACGGCTGGAGTCGGCGGGTCGCCGGAGCGTGTCGGTCGTGCAGTCGTATCACAGCAACATGGGGTTTCTCGGCCTGCCGCTCGTGGCGGCGACGATGGGCAACGAAGCGACAGCCGTCGCTAGCGTCATCCTCGGCATCGGCGCGGTGACCCACGTCCCGGTGACAGTGTTCCTGCTGGTCCGCATCAACGGCAGCGATGCCTCGCTACTGAGCGAGTGCAAGAAACTCGCGACGAACCCGGTGCTCATCGCACTGGTGGCCGGTATCACAGCCTCGGTCCTGTCGCTATCCGTTCCGGAGTCACTCATCAGTGCACTCGGCCCGCCGGCCGAACTGGCGCTGCCGGTCGCTCTGCTGTGTATCGGGGCGACGCTCGACACGGACCTCCCGGTGGCGGACTTACAGAAGACCGTCAGCGTCGTCGGGCTGAAGGTGCTGTGGATGCCGGCGCTGGCGTGGCTGGTGTACTCCTCGCTGTCGATGGACACGACGGCGCTGAGCGCGGCGGTCGTGATGCTCGGCACCCCAACAGCGGTGTCGACGTACGTCTACACGACGGAACTGGGCGGCGATGCGGCGTTTGCCTCGCTAAACGTCTTCACGTCGACGGTAGTCTCCATCGGAACGCTTTCGCTTCTCATCTGGCTGTTCACCTGA
- the ftsY gene encoding signal recognition particle-docking protein FtsY: protein MFDGLKDKLSGFTSDVEEDVDDDALEAEDEPDADEADGEVPADEVTESEPAADAQPSEDDTRVAETTAETDQQQADAEPPAADSVATDESATASATAVEDTDAVPDSESQSDTAAATEKDSSSEADSESEEGDDGGRGLAAKAKLMATGKTVIEEEDLQSHLDDLELALLSSDVEMSVANEILDGVKENLTGQTRRRLSSTGNLVRDALRESLYDVINVGQFDFDERVQQADKPVTIVFTGVNGVGKTTSIAKLAQYFEDRGLSTVLANGDTYRAGANEQLEKHAENLDKKIITHEQGSDPTAVVYDAVEYAKANDIDVVLGDTAGRLHTSDDLMAQLAKIDRNIDPDMTLFVDEAVAGQDAVNRAREFNDAAEIDGAILTKADADPQGGAAISVAHVTGKPILFLGTGQDYDDLEPFDPEEIVDSLIGE from the coding sequence ATGTTCGACGGACTGAAGGACAAACTCAGCGGGTTCACGAGCGACGTCGAGGAAGATGTCGACGACGACGCGCTCGAAGCGGAGGACGAACCGGACGCCGACGAGGCAGACGGGGAAGTGCCTGCCGATGAAGTGACTGAATCCGAGCCCGCAGCGGACGCACAGCCGTCCGAGGACGACACCCGAGTGGCGGAAACGACAGCCGAAACCGACCAGCAACAGGCTGACGCTGAACCGCCAGCGGCGGACTCTGTGGCGACAGATGAGTCAGCCACAGCGTCGGCTACGGCAGTTGAAGACACGGACGCGGTCCCCGACAGCGAGTCACAGTCGGACACCGCCGCGGCGACCGAGAAGGACTCGTCGTCCGAAGCCGATTCGGAGTCTGAGGAAGGCGACGACGGTGGCCGCGGCCTCGCCGCGAAGGCGAAGCTCATGGCAACCGGAAAGACGGTCATCGAGGAGGAGGACCTGCAAAGCCACCTCGACGACCTCGAACTGGCGTTGCTGTCGAGCGACGTGGAGATGAGCGTCGCCAACGAAATCCTCGACGGCGTCAAGGAGAACCTCACGGGCCAGACCCGCCGCCGGCTCTCCAGCACGGGGAACCTCGTCCGGGACGCACTCCGCGAGTCGCTGTACGACGTCATCAACGTCGGCCAGTTCGACTTCGACGAGCGCGTCCAGCAGGCGGACAAGCCCGTCACCATCGTGTTCACCGGCGTCAACGGCGTCGGGAAGACGACCTCGATAGCGAAACTCGCGCAGTACTTCGAGGACCGTGGACTCTCGACGGTGCTCGCCAACGGCGACACCTACCGCGCCGGCGCGAACGAGCAACTCGAGAAACACGCCGAGAACCTCGACAAGAAGATCATCACCCACGAGCAGGGGTCGGACCCGACGGCGGTTGTCTACGACGCCGTCGAGTACGCCAAGGCCAACGATATCGACGTGGTGCTCGGCGATACAGCCGGTCGACTCCACACCTCCGATGACCTGATGGCCCAGCTGGCGAAGATCGACCGCAACATCGACCCCGACATGACGCTGTTCGTGGACGAGGCGGTCGCGGGGCAGGATGCCGTCAATCGGGCGCGCGAATTCAACGACGCGGCCGAGATCGACGGGGCAATCCTGACGAAAGCTGATGCCGACCCGCAGGGCGGTGCGGCTATCTCCGTCGCCCACGTCACCGGCAAGCCAATTCTCTTCTTGGGGACCGGCCAGGACTACGACGACCTCGAACCGTTCGACCCCGAGGAAATCGTCGACAGTCTCATCGGCGAGTAG
- a CDS encoding 50S ribosomal protein L31e — MSASDFEERVVTVPLRDARAEPNHKRADKAMVLIREHLAKHFSVDEDAVRLDPSINEAAWARGRANTPSKIRVRAARFEEEGEAIVEAETAE; from the coding sequence ATGAGCGCCAGTGACTTCGAGGAGCGTGTCGTCACCGTCCCGCTCCGAGACGCGCGAGCTGAACCGAACCACAAGCGCGCAGACAAGGCGATGGTCCTCATCCGCGAGCACCTCGCTAAACACTTCTCTGTCGACGAGGACGCCGTCCGTCTGGACCCCTCCATCAACGAGGCGGCCTGGGCCCGCGGTCGCGCCAACACGCCGAGCAAAATCCGTGTTCGCGCCGCCCGCTTCGAGGAAGAGGGCGAAGCCATCGTCGAAGCAGAGACCGCAGAGTAA
- a CDS encoding ABC transporter ATP-binding protein, whose amino-acid sequence MTLLDVDSINGYYGESHIIQDVSMNVDDGEITALLGRNGAGKTSTLRCISGATPPDVRSGRIEFDGTDITNQPPEDIAVRGISLVPEERRVFTDLTVAENLHLADTVRNKSNTWRRKLDFRDEGMSTDEIYEYFPRLDERRSQKAGTLSGGEQQMLAIARALHQSTDLLMLDEPYEGLAPQIIESVENAIERISEDGTTILLVEQNAVAAMKIADRCYVLDRGEVVFEGPAEELQQDQETRDKYLGV is encoded by the coding sequence GTGACGCTGCTCGACGTGGACAGCATCAACGGCTACTACGGCGAGAGCCACATCATCCAGGACGTGTCGATGAACGTCGACGACGGCGAAATCACGGCCCTGCTGGGCCGCAACGGCGCGGGGAAGACCTCGACACTCCGGTGTATCTCCGGGGCGACGCCGCCGGATGTCCGGAGCGGCCGTATCGAGTTCGACGGAACGGACATCACGAACCAGCCGCCGGAGGACATCGCCGTCCGCGGCATCTCGCTGGTCCCGGAGGAACGGCGCGTGTTCACTGATCTGACCGTCGCCGAGAACCTCCATCTTGCGGACACCGTCCGCAACAAATCGAACACCTGGCGGCGGAAGCTCGACTTCCGCGACGAGGGGATGTCGACGGACGAAATCTACGAGTACTTCCCGCGGCTGGACGAGCGCCGGTCACAGAAGGCCGGGACGCTCTCGGGCGGCGAACAGCAGATGCTCGCCATCGCCCGCGCGCTCCACCAGAGCACCGACCTGCTGATGCTCGACGAGCCATACGAGGGGCTGGCCCCACAGATCATCGAATCTGTCGAGAACGCCATCGAACGCATCAGCGAGGACGGGACGACGATACTGCTGGTCGAGCAAAACGCTGTCGCGGCGATGAAGATCGCCGACCGGTGTTACGTGCTGGATCGGGGAGAGGTGGTCTTCGAGGGACCCGCCGAGGAACTACAGCAAGATCAAGAAACACGCGACAAATATCTGGGTGTCTGA
- a CDS encoding tetratricopeptide repeat protein — protein sequence MTDHDDDHAFSEGQGFDDPYEGFDLEPPEFEVDPDKVDPVDSRVVTDLLDQRNISSDAVDPEQLLDVGLEYMHINRHEQAAETFERVAQYTDDDRLKQEAWTNKGAAHAELEEWDAAIGAYKEALNFDEESDHAATAETNLAYALWKSGRSEQALEHAERAVEIDPRFGEGWYNRGFFLLERGLADEAIDAFDNAVRLGFRNADVLEEKARALEEVGEFDRAEELAEEVDEMREEAEQQLLE from the coding sequence ATGACAGACCACGACGACGACCACGCTTTCTCCGAGGGGCAGGGGTTCGACGACCCCTACGAGGGGTTCGATCTCGAACCGCCGGAGTTCGAGGTGGACCCGGACAAGGTCGACCCCGTCGACTCCCGTGTCGTCACTGACCTGCTGGACCAGCGGAACATCTCCTCTGACGCCGTCGACCCCGAGCAGCTGCTCGATGTCGGGCTGGAGTACATGCACATCAACCGCCACGAGCAAGCCGCGGAGACCTTCGAGCGGGTCGCCCAGTACACGGACGACGACCGGCTCAAACAGGAGGCCTGGACGAACAAGGGCGCGGCCCACGCGGAACTCGAAGAGTGGGACGCCGCCATCGGCGCGTACAAGGAAGCACTCAACTTCGACGAGGAGTCCGATCACGCCGCCACGGCGGAGACGAACCTGGCGTACGCGCTGTGGAAATCCGGCCGCTCCGAACAGGCGCTCGAACACGCCGAACGCGCCGTCGAAATCGACCCTCGCTTCGGCGAGGGGTGGTACAACCGTGGCTTCTTCCTGCTCGAACGCGGGCTGGCCGACGAGGCCATCGACGCGTTCGACAACGCCGTCCGCCTGGGCTTCCGGAACGCCGACGTGCTCGAAGAGAAGGCCCGCGCCCTCGAAGAGGTCGGCGAGTTCGACCGCGCGGAGGAGCTGGCCGAGGAAGTCGACGAGATGCGCGAGGAGGCCGAACAGCAACTGCTTGAATGA
- the thpR gene encoding RNA 2',3'-cyclic phosphodiesterase: MAKRLFVSVDLDGLEDAVASVQARFDGVSGLRLTDPEQAHVTLKFLGDTDPDRVGEIVPALETAVEDSGVEPFEVEFGGLGVFPSLSYISVVWVGVRDGQGGTGLTALHDAIEEQTVAMGFEPEDHEFTPHATVARMDHAGGKETVQNAVEHNDPDVGRLLVEEIRLKESELGPDGPTYRTVESVPL; encoded by the coding sequence ATGGCCAAACGCCTGTTCGTCAGCGTCGACTTGGACGGGCTCGAAGACGCGGTTGCGAGCGTACAGGCGCGCTTCGACGGGGTGTCGGGTCTTCGGCTGACCGACCCCGAACAAGCCCATGTCACGCTGAAGTTTCTTGGTGATACGGACCCGGACCGCGTCGGTGAGATCGTCCCCGCCCTCGAAACCGCAGTTGAAGACAGCGGCGTCGAGCCGTTCGAAGTCGAGTTCGGCGGTCTCGGCGTCTTTCCGTCGCTGTCCTACATCAGCGTGGTCTGGGTCGGCGTCCGCGACGGCCAGGGTGGCACGGGACTGACTGCGCTGCACGACGCTATCGAAGAGCAGACCGTCGCGATGGGGTTCGAGCCGGAAGACCACGAGTTCACGCCCCACGCGACCGTCGCCAGAATGGACCACGCCGGCGGCAAAGAGACAGTACAGAACGCAGTCGAGCACAACGACCCCGACGTGGGTCGCCTGCTGGTCGAGGAAATTCGACTCAAAGAGAGCGAACTCGGACCCGACGGACCGACGTACCGGACCGTCGAATCGGTGCCACTGTAA
- a CDS encoding signal recognition particle protein Srp54, producing MVLDDLGSSLRGTLDDLRGKSRLSEEDIEDIVKEIQRSLLQADVDVGLVQDLSDSIETRALDEEPPAGTTPRDWVLRIVYEELVDLVGESTELPLEEQTIMLAGLYGSGKTTTAAKMAWWFSTKGLRPAIIQTDTDRPGAYDQSKEMAERAEVDFYGDPDEDDPVKIARDGLEATENADVRIVDTAGRDGLNEELIEQIERIEQEVQPDRDLLVLDAAMGQSAKSQAADFEEAIGIDGVVITKLDGTAKGGGALAAVNETDSTIAFLGSGETVKDIERFEPSGFISRLLGMGDLKQLTERVERAMEETQEGDDEDWDPEDMLEGQFTLKDMRKQMQTMNNMGPLDQVMDMIPGLGGGLMDQLPDDAMDVTQERMRDFDVIMDSMTEEELENPRVVGQSRTERICRGSGKPEERVRELLQQHKQMEQMLKQFQGMGDGDMERMMKQMQQGGGGGGGMGGMGGGGMGPFGD from the coding sequence ATGGTACTCGACGATCTTGGGAGTTCGCTCCGGGGGACACTTGACGACCTCCGGGGGAAGTCCCGGCTCTCTGAAGAAGACATCGAGGACATCGTCAAGGAGATTCAGCGGTCGCTGTTACAGGCCGACGTGGATGTCGGGCTCGTACAGGACCTCTCCGACAGCATCGAAACACGCGCGCTGGATGAGGAGCCGCCGGCGGGGACGACCCCGCGGGACTGGGTCCTGCGGATCGTCTACGAGGAACTGGTCGACCTCGTCGGCGAGTCGACCGAACTCCCGCTAGAAGAGCAGACCATCATGCTCGCCGGCCTGTACGGGTCGGGGAAGACGACGACGGCCGCGAAGATGGCGTGGTGGTTCTCGACGAAAGGACTCCGACCGGCTATCATCCAGACTGACACGGACCGGCCCGGTGCGTACGACCAGTCCAAGGAGATGGCCGAACGAGCCGAGGTCGACTTCTACGGCGACCCCGACGAGGACGACCCGGTGAAGATCGCCCGTGACGGGCTGGAAGCGACGGAGAACGCGGACGTTCGAATCGTGGACACGGCGGGCCGTGACGGCCTGAACGAGGAACTCATCGAACAGATCGAGCGCATCGAGCAGGAGGTCCAGCCCGACCGGGACCTGCTCGTGCTGGACGCGGCGATGGGTCAGAGCGCCAAGAGTCAGGCCGCCGACTTCGAGGAAGCCATCGGCATCGACGGCGTCGTCATCACCAAACTCGACGGGACGGCGAAAGGTGGCGGCGCGCTCGCCGCCGTCAACGAGACGGACTCGACCATCGCCTTCCTCGGTTCCGGGGAGACCGTCAAGGACATCGAGCGCTTCGAACCGTCCGGGTTCATCTCCCGCCTGCTCGGGATGGGTGACCTCAAACAGCTCACCGAGCGCGTCGAGCGTGCGATGGAGGAGACGCAGGAAGGCGACGACGAGGACTGGGACCCCGAGGACATGCTGGAGGGGCAGTTCACCCTCAAGGACATGCGCAAGCAGATGCAGACGATGAACAACATGGGGCCGCTGGACCAGGTGATGGACATGATTCCCGGCCTGGGCGGCGGGCTGATGGACCAGCTCCCCGACGACGCCATGGACGTGACCCAAGAGCGGATGCGTGACTTCGACGTTATCATGGACTCGATGACGGAGGAGGAACTGGAGAACCCCCGCGTCGTCGGCCAGTCCCGGACCGAACGCATCTGTCGCGGCTCGGGCAAACCCGAGGAACGGGTGCGCGAACTCCTCCAGCAGCACAAGCAGATGGAGCAGATGCTCAAGCAGTTCCAGGGGATGGGCGACGGCGACATGGAGCGGATGATGAAACAGATGCAGCAGGGCGGTGGCGGCGGTGGCGGCATGGGCGGTATGGGCGGCGGCGGTATGGGGCCGTTCGGCGACTGA
- the rpl18a gene encoding 50S ribosomal protein L18Ae, which yields MSTYTVRGSFPARDGPQEFEKEVEAPNENVAEERVYSDFGSQHNLKRTQITIEEVAA from the coding sequence ATGAGCACGTACACTGTTCGCGGTAGTTTCCCGGCCCGAGACGGCCCACAGGAGTTCGAGAAGGAGGTCGAGGCGCCAAACGAGAACGTCGCTGAAGAGCGCGTTTACAGCGACTTCGGCTCCCAGCACAACCTCAAGCGCACGCAGATCACGATCGAGGAGGTGGCAGCATGA
- a CDS encoding ZIP family metal transporter — translation MVVVENVVFVFVAGLLTALATGLGAIPFFLVEEFSDRWNVVLWGLASGIMVAASLFGLVREGLAYGSPVLLVPGILAGVALVAVAHELLDDFDRSPKEFEQADFTKLLLILGILTVHSFPEGVAVGVSFAELGLESATPDSALGIAGVSVPLLAVFMTVAISIHNIPEGTAIAIPLRSLGVSEWKMVWWAVFSSLPQPVGAVIAYYFVTLAKAFLPFGFGFAAGAMVYLVLTEFIPEALEYGDGLPGGGKRELITGVAVGVLAMVPLAFV, via the coding sequence ATGGTCGTCGTGGAGAACGTTGTCTTCGTGTTCGTCGCGGGGTTGCTTACGGCGCTCGCCACCGGCCTCGGCGCGATACCGTTTTTTCTCGTCGAGGAGTTCTCGGACCGGTGGAACGTCGTGCTGTGGGGGCTAGCTTCGGGGATCATGGTCGCCGCCTCGCTGTTCGGCCTCGTCCGCGAGGGGCTGGCATACGGATCGCCGGTGCTGCTGGTCCCCGGAATCCTCGCCGGTGTCGCGCTTGTCGCCGTGGCGCACGAACTTCTGGACGACTTCGACAGGTCTCCCAAAGAGTTCGAACAGGCAGATTTCACGAAACTCCTGTTGATTCTGGGGATTCTGACGGTCCATAGCTTCCCGGAGGGCGTGGCTGTCGGCGTCTCCTTCGCGGAACTCGGACTGGAGTCGGCGACGCCAGACTCCGCCCTTGGCATCGCGGGCGTCTCCGTCCCGTTGCTTGCCGTGTTCATGACGGTCGCCATTTCTATCCACAATATTCCTGAAGGAACTGCCATCGCCATCCCCCTCCGCTCGCTGGGCGTCAGCGAGTGGAAGATGGTCTGGTGGGCGGTGTTCTCCTCGCTGCCACAGCCAGTCGGGGCCGTCATCGCGTACTACTTCGTCACGCTGGCGAAGGCGTTTCTCCCGTTCGGCTTCGGCTTCGCCGCTGGAGCGATGGTGTATCTCGTGCTCACGGAGTTCATCCCAGAAGCGCTGGAGTACGGCGACGGTTTGCCGGGTGGGGGCAAACGCGAACTCATCACTGGCGTCGCTGTCGGCGTGCTGGCGATGGTGCCGCTGGCATTCGTCTAG